The following proteins are encoded in a genomic region of Ailuropoda melanoleuca isolate Jingjing chromosome 10, ASM200744v2, whole genome shotgun sequence:
- the MPG gene encoding DNA-3-methyladenine glycosylase, whose amino-acid sequence MRQAVEYGPSTAQSDFTPKASQRICLFPLQLSRRMGQKQQRLLEAEQPQRPPDRAQTLSPVEPCLGPPAASGPQRSIYFSGPKSHSAQLGSEFFDQPAVPLARAFLGQVLVRRLDDGTELRGRVVETEAYLGPEDEAAHSRGGRQTPRNRGMFMKPGTLYVYIIYGMYFCMNVSSRGDGACVLLRALEPLGGLETMRQLRSTLRKGTAGRALKDRELCSGPSKLCQALAIDKSFDQRDLAKDKAVWLERSPPGSSEPAVVAAARVGIGHAGEWAQKPLRFYVRDSPWVSVVDRAAEQNAQA is encoded by the exons atgaggcaggCGGTCGAGTACGGTCCTTCAACTGCACAGTCTGACTTCACTCCAAAAGCTAGTCAGAGGATTTGTCTGTTCCCCTTACAGCTTTCCCGCAGAATGGGGCAAAAGCAGCAGCGACTGTTGGAAGCAGAACAGCCTCAGAGACCGCCAGACAGAGCGCAGACGCTTTCGCCTGTGGAGCCCTGCTTGGGGCCGCCTGCAGCCTCGGGACCCCAGCGCAGCATCTATTTTTCAGGCCCAAAAAGCCACTCTGCACAGCTGGGATCTGAGTTTTTCGACCAGCCTGCTGTCCCCCTGGCGCGGGCATTTCTGGGACAG GTCCTGGTCCGACGACTCGATGATGGCACAGAGCTGCGGGGCCGCGTTGTGGAGACGGAGGCATACCTGGGGCCAGAGGATGAAGCTGCCCACTCTAGGGGTGGCCGGCAGACCCCCCGCAACCGTGGCATGTTCATGAAGCCAGGAactctgtatgtatatatcatcTACGGCATGTACTTCTGCATGAACGTCTCCAGCCGAG GGGATGGCGCGTGTGTCCTGCTGCGAGCGCTGGAGCCCTTGGGGGGCCTGGAGACCATGCGGCAGCTTCGCAGCACCCTCCGCAAGGGCACCGCGGGCCGAGCCCTCAAGGACCGTGAGCTGTGCAGTGGCCCCTCCAagctgtgccaggccctggccaTTGACAAGAGCTTCGACCAGCGGGACCTGGCCAAGGACAAGGCTGTGTGGTTGGAGCGCAGCCCCCCGGGGTCCAGTGAGCCAGCTGTGGTGGCAGCAGCCCGAGTGGGCATCGGCCATGCAGGAGAGTGGGCCCAGAAACCCCTGCGCTTTTATGTCCGCGACAGCCCCTGGGTCAGCGTGGTAGACAGAGCAGCTGAGCAGAACGCACAGGCCTGA